In the genome of Paenarthrobacter ureafaciens, the window GCCGTAGGCCCGGGCTTCCTCGGCGGTAAGGATCTTGTCCCGCTCGATGTCGTTGTTGACCTGCTCGGAGGTCCGACCGGAGTGCTGGGCCAGGGTGTCTTCCAACCAGGTACGCATACGCATGACCTCCGCTGCCTGGATTTCCAGGTCGGATGCCTGGCCGCCTTGGCCACCGGAGAGCGCCGGCTGGTGGATCAGCACGCGGGCGTTCGGAAGGGCCAGCCTCTTGCCCGGCGTGCCGGCCGCCAGCAACACAGCTGCGGCACTGGCAGCCTGGCCAAGGCAGACCGTCTGGATCTCCGGCCGGATGTACTGCATGGTGTCGTAGATAGCCGTCATGGCCGTGAACGAACCGCCGGGCGAGTTGATGTACAGCGTGATGTCGCGGTCCGGGTCGGTGGACTCAAGGACCAGCAACTGGGCCATGATGTCATCGGCCGATGCGTCATCAACCTGCACGCCGAGGAAGATGATCCGGTCCTCGAAGAGCTTAGTGTACGGGTCTTGGCGCTTGAAGCCGTAGGGCGTGCGCTCTTCGAACTGGGGCAGGACGTAGCGGCTGGTAGGAAGATTGCCGGCAGACCATCCGAAGTTGTAGTTCATGTCAATTGCTCCTGGTTTCAGTGGTTCTAATGCCGGCTAGTTGTTGTTGGAATCCGACTGGTTTGCCGTTCCGCCGCCTCCGGCCACGGAACCGGCGTGCGCCGAGATCTTGTCGAAGAAGCCGTATTCCAGTGCCTCGGTGGCCGTGAACCACTTGTCGCGGTCGTTGTCCTTGAGGATGGTTTCGACAGTCTGTCCCGTCTGCTCAGCCGTCAGTTCGGCCATGACCTTCTTCATGTGGAGGATCAGCTCAGCCTGGATCTTGATGTCCGACGCCGTGCCGCCGATTCCGCCGGAAGGCTGGTGCATGAGGATGCGGGCGTTGGGGGTGGCGTAGCGCTTGCCCTTGGTGCCCGAGGAAAGCAGGAACTGGCCCATGGACGCGGCAAGGCCGGTTGCGACCGTGACGACGTCGTTCGGGATGAACTGCATGGTGTCGTAGATGGCCATGCCGGCGGTCACCGAGCCACCCGGGGAGTTGATGTAAAGGTAGATGTCCTTCTCCGGGTCTTCTGCCGAGAGGAGGAGAAGCTGTGAGCAGATGGCGTTGGCGTTCTCATCGCGGACCTCGGAGCCGAGCCAGATGATGCGCTCTTTCAGCAGGCGGTTGTAGATGTAGTTGTCCTGGGCCGCGGGATCGACAGTTGCCATCCGGGGAGCCTCTGATTGCTGTGACATAAGTACTTACCTCTCGCTGGTGCCAGTGACCTCACTGAACTTCACTACATTGGACACTAACCGCTTTGGCCGGCGTTTTGTTCGCCGGAATCGCACTGTTCGCTGACGGCGCACGGGAGGGCCCCGGCCTTGTGTTCTGCCCTTAAAGCGAACCGGCCCCGGATCCAAGGATCCGGGGCCGGTTGAAGCCGTATCAGAACTTCACTGCTGCGGGGTCGTCGCTGGAGACGGTCTCTGCTTCAGCCTCGGCCTCTGCAGTTTCTTCAGCGGCAACTTCACCGGCAGGGCGCACGAAGTCGGTCAGGTCAACCTTGTTGCCTTCGGAGTCCACAACCTCGGCCTGGCCAAGCACTACTGCCAGTGCCTTGCGGCGGCGAACCTCGGAAACCATCATGGGGACCTGGCCGCTCTGATCGATGATCTGGGCGAACTGGTTGGGGTCCATGCCGTACTGGCTGGCGGTGGTGACGATGTAGTCGATCAGCTCGTTCTGGCTGACGTTGACTTCTTCCTTGTCCGCAATGGCGTCGAGGATGACCTCGTTCTGGAAGGCGCGCTCAGTGTTTGCCTTCACCTCAGCGCGGTGCTCCTCGGTGTCGTGGTCGCCTTCGCCGTGGGAGTTTTCCTGGGTGAAGTGGGCCTCGACCTGCTCTTCGACGACGGATGCCGGGACGGGAACCTCAACCAGCTCGACGAGCTTGTCCAGGACCTTGTCGCGGGCTTCTACGCCCTGGCCAACAACCTTGGACTCAGCGGCCTGCTTGGCGAGGTCCTCGCGGAGTTCAGCCAGGGTGTCGAATTCGGATGCCAGCTGTGCGAAGTCATCGTTTGCCTCGGGAAGCTCGCGCTCCTTGACGGCCTTGACTACTACCTTGACCTGGGCGGCTTCGCCGGCGTGCTCGCCACCAACGAGGGTGGTGTCGAAGATCGCTTCCTCGTCGGCGGAGAGACCGGAAACAGCCTCGTCCAGGCCTTCGAGCATGGTGGCGGAACCAACCTGGTAGGACAGGCCCGAAGCGGAATCGATCTCTTCGCCGTCAATCGAGGCGGTGATGTCGATGGTGAGGAAGTCATCGTTCTGCGCCGGGCGCTCAACGGACTTGAGGGTGCCGAAGCGGCCACGGAGTTCATCCAGGGCCTTGTCAACGTCAGCGTCGGAGGACTCGGCTGCAGCAACCTCTACCTTGATGCCGGCGTAGTCGGGCAGTTCGATCTCGGGACGGACGTCAACCTCGACCTGGAACTTGAGTTCGCCGTCGGTAGCGGACGGATCCGGAACCTCGGTGATTTCGACCTCGGGACGGCTCAGCGGGCGCACTCCGGTTTCCTGGACAGCGGCCTGGTACCAGCCATTGAGGCCGTCGTTGATAGCCGTCTCCAGAACGTAGCCGCGGCCGACGCGCTGGTCGATGAGCTTGGAAGGAACCTTGCCCTTGCGGAATCCGGGCACCTGGATCTGCGAAGCAACGGTCTTGTACGCGGCATCGATGCTCGGCTTCAGTTCCTCAAAGGGAACCTCAACATTGAGCTTGACCCGCGTTGCGGTGAGGTTCTCGACAGCGCTCTTCACAGTCTAAGTACTCCTGAATTGGTGGGTATGGGGTTCTGCCGCACTCGAGGAAACGAATGCGAAACACAGAGTCGGGGTGACAGGATTTGAACCTGCGACTTCCTGCTCCCAAAGCAGGCGCTCTAGCCAAGCTGAGCTACACCCCGAATGCACAGGACAGTCTACGGGCAAGAGCGCCGCGAATGCACATTTGACAGCGCCGCCCGAATTAGGTTTAGTTATATCCGGCTTGAACAGCCAACCGGAAAGAAGCCCTGAACAGGGAATCCTTCTGGGGACGTAGCTTAATGGTAAAGCCTCAGTCTTCCAAACTGATTACGCGGGTTCGATTCCCGTCGTCCCCTCCATGGAAGAAGGCCTCCGATCCCAGGATCGGAGGCCTTCTTGCGTTGTGCCGGACCATCGTTCCCGGAGGCTCAGGCCCGGCGGCGAAGCTCAGACCTGGCAGCCCGGGCACCAATAGAGTTTGCGGGCTCCTATTTCCGCCATGCCCACGATTGTCCCGCACGCCCGGCAGGGCAATCCGTGCCGCTTATAGACAAAGTGGGCGTCGGCGTCGGGCACCAGGGGTGCCCCTTCGGTCCATAGGTCCGGGGGCGTCGTCACAATCCTGCCGTCGCGGACGCCGTCGGACATGGTGGTCACGGCATCGTCCCAGAGGCGGCCGGCAGTTTCGGCATCCACGGCCGCTCCGGGCGTCCAGGGATCCACGGCCTGCCGGAAGAGGACTTCCGCCCGGTAGATGTTTCCGACTCCCGCGAGGACGGACTGGTCCATCATCAGGAGCGCGACGGCGGTCTTCCGCTTGCGCAGCCGGCGGATGAACTCATCGCGGTCCCCCGGCAGGTTACGGAGGGGATCCGGCCCCAGGCGGTCAAGTACCTTGGCCGCCTCATCGGACGTCACGACCGCGCAGGTGGTCGCCCCTCGGAGATCGGCCCAGCCATGGTCAGACACGAGGCGGACGCGCACGGCCCCTACCGGTTCCGGCGGCCCGGAGTATTCCGCGTCCTCACCGGCAGGCCCGGATTCACGCTCACCGATCCTGCGCGGTGCTCCGATGCTCGAAGCGCCCGTAAAGGAACTGTCTCCGCCGAAGCTCCACGCACCGTATAAGCCCAGGTGGACGTGGAGGTAGAGCCCGTGGTCGAAGGCCAGGAACAGCTGCTTTCCGTGGGCGAGCGCCTCCACCGGCACGTGTCCGTCCAACAGCGCGGCGCCTTCGGTGAAGCGTCCCTGCGGACTGCTGACATGAAGGCGCCGGCCGACGAAGACATCCTGGAACTGGCGGGCCAGCCGGTGGATGGAATGACCTTCAGGCACTACTCGACGATCTCGCCCGTGGTCTCGTACACGGCGATCTTCCCAATGCGGCGGACATGGCGCTCGTCATTGCTGAACGGTTCCTGCAGGAACGCTTCGATGATTTCGGTGGCTTCGTCGACGCTGTGCTGCCGGCCGCCGACAGCCACGACGTTCGCGTCGTTGTGCTCACGAGCAAGCTTGGCGGTGGCGAGGTTCCATGCCAAGGCCGCGCGGACTCCCTTGACCTTGTTGGCGGCAATCTGTTCGCCGTTGCCCGATCCGCCCAGCACGATGCCCAGCGCATGGACTCCGGCTGCCTGGTCGGCAACGACGGCTTCCCCGGCATTGATGCAGAACGACGGGTAGTCGTCCAGGGCGTCATATTCCTTGGGCCCGTGGTCCACAACCTCATAGCCCTTGGCCGTGAGGTAGCTGACCAGGTGTGCGCTGAGTTCCATGCCTGCGTGGTCCGTAGCGATATGGACGCGGGGAGTAGTCACTGTAGTCCGTTCTTTGTGGAGCGCCGGTAAGCCGCTGGGCAGGTGCACAGCCCGGGCCAGGCGCGGCGGGGAGGGATGCTTACCTAGATTACCGTGACCGGCTTCATTGGGGCTGCCCGTCGTCATGGGCCCGGGCAGCGGCCCGGTTGAGGATTCCGGCCAACGTATCAGCTGTTGCCGCCGTTCCGGCGCTCAGGGCCACCCGGCCTCCGTTGAGTTTCCTGACGACGACGGCGGGCCCGCTGCTCACCAGCATCGCGGTCGCGTCGTCGTGGTGCCGAAGGCCCCAGCCGCCGTAGTCGGCAGCTTTGACGTCGGCGGGTGCCGCTGCGGCAATATCGACGGCGGGAACCCTCAGCACCGGGACGAGTCCGCCGGCCAGCACCCGAAGTCCTCCCCTGTCCGCACGGACACGGGCGAAAAGGAAGCCCGCACCCAGTAGCGCCACGGCGGCCACCAGGGCTCCGAGCCAAGGCAGCGCCACGGCAATCAGGGCTGCCGGGAACAGGGCAGAAACGATGATCATGATGAACACTGAACTGCGGGCGTGGACCCAGATCCGGAGGGTGTCCCGGGTCAGGTCCGGATCGGCAAGCAGCATCCGTTCGGTTTCCAGGGCCTGGTCGTCCTCAGGGGTCCAGCGGGCATCGGGCTTGAAGGCGAACATCATGACGACACCCAGGGCCAGGGCCGCGCCGCTTCCCATAGCCAGGACGATCGGGTCCACATGCGACAGCCGGGCCTCCCCGATCCCCGACTGGCCGACCAGCCCGGCAGCGAGGACCGTGGTGACGAAGAGACTGACCATGAGGCCCAGCCCCATCATGACCCGGCGCATGACAACGGGCCGGGAGAGCGGAACCGCCTGCATGAAGGCGAGCCAGCCAAACAAGGTGATCATGGCTGCGCCGCCGGCAACATAGGCGCCGAAGGGCGCAAAAGCGCTTCCGCCGTCGGCATTCCACATGACAGCCACCGGGTCCGGGAGGCTGTTCCTCAACATCTGGGCGCAAACAACGAAGCCGATGGCCAGCAGTAGCGGAAAAAACAGCGCAAACCGCAAGGCGCGGGTGTCAAGAGAGTCGCGGAACGTTCCCATGGTTCCAAACTACTCCGGAGCAACGACATGCAGGGAGTGCACTCCACGACACCGCATGGGCATCCCTTGCGATCGCGGCAGAGAGTGAAAGAATGACTTCACACCAGCGGCGGGAGAACCGACCGGCCGCCCAGTCCAACTTCCGGAGGCACATTTGCCAGGCCTTAATCTCACGCGCGGGGAAGCCGCGAGCCGCGCTGAACTCCTCAACGTCGAGTCGTACAACGTCACCCTGGACCTGACCAAGGGGCCGACCGTCTTCGGCTCCACCACCACAGTCCGTTTCTCGGCCCGCGCCGGAGCCTCGACCTTCATCGATGCCATTACCGACACCGTCCACAGCGTCACCCTGAACGGCACGGAACTTGACCCGGCGGTCGTCTCCGACGGCGTCCGGATCCAGCTCCCCGACCTCGCCGAAGACAACGAACTCGTCATTGTTGCCGATGCTCCCTACATGAACACCGGCGAGGGCCTGCACCGCTTCGTGGACCCCGTGGACGGCGAGGTATACCTCTATACGCAGTTTGAAGTACCCGACTCCCGGCGCATGTTCGCCGTCTTTGAACAGCCCGACCTGAAGGCAAGCTTCACTTTCACCGTGACGGCTCCGTCACACTGGGACGTGGTCTCCAACTCCCCCACGCCTGCCCCGGAACCCATTGAGGCCGGGGACGACGGCGGCGCACGCTCAGTGTGGAAGTTCGCCCCCACCCCCCGGCTCTCGTCGTACGTCACCGCACTGATCGCCGGCCCGTACCAATCCGTACGCTCGGAAGTGACAAGTTCGGACGGCCGGGTGGTCCCGCTGGGAGTATTCGCCCGGAAGTCCCTCATGCAGTACCTCGACGCCGACAACATCTTCGAGCTGACCCGGCAGGGCTTCGAATTCTTCGAGGCGCAGTTCGGCTGCCCGTACCCGTTCGAAAAGTACGATCAGCTCTTCGTGCCGGAGTTCAACGCCGGTGCCATGGAAAACGCCGGTGCCGTCACCATCCTCGAAGGCTACGTTTTCCGCGGCAAGGTTACCGGCGCCCAAGTGGAACGCCGTGCTATCACCGTCCTGCACGAACTGGCCCACATGTGGTTCGGGGACCTCGTCACCATGCGCTGGTGGAACGACCTCTGGCTGAACGAGTCCTTTGCCGAATACATGTCCCACCTCGCGGCGGTGGAGAACACTGAGTTCGACCACGCGTGGACCACGTTCGCCTCCGTGGAGAAGTCCTGGGCTTACCGCCAGGACCAACTGCCCACAACGCACCCCATCTTCGCGGACATCAACAGCCTCCAGGACGTGGAGGTCAACTTCGACGGCATCACCTACGCCAAAGGCGCTTCAGTGCTGCGCCAACTGGTGGCCTGGGTGGGCCCGGAACAGTTCATGGCCGGGGTCCGGACCTACTTTGCCAAGCATGCCTGGGGCAACACGGAGCTTTCGGACCTCATGCAGGAGCTCGAAGCCGCCAGCGGCCGTGACCTGGACCAGTGGGGCGGGTTGTGGCTTGAGACTGCGGGCGTGAACACGCTCGCCCCCGAGGTCACCGTTGACGAAAACGGCGTCATCACCGGATTTGCCATTTTTCAGACCGCCATCGCCGAACAGCCCACCATCCGCCCGCACCGCCTGGCGGTGGGCTTCTACGACGTCGTCGACGGCAAGCTTGAGCGCGTCCACCGCGAAGAGCTCGACGTCGACGGCCCCCGCACGGACGTCCCCGCCCTGGTGGGCAAGACGCGGCCCGACCTTGTCCTCCTCAACGATGACGATCTCGCCTACGCCAAGGTAAGGCTTGACCCGGCGTCGCTCGCCACCGCGAAGGCCCACCTGAAGGACTTCACCTCAAGCCTTCCCCGCACCTTGGTGTGGGGTTCGGCGTGGGATGCGGCCCGCGACGGCGAGACTCCCGCCCGCGGCTACGTGGACCTTATCCTGGCCAACATCGCCCACGAGACGGACTCGTCGGTGATCCTCGTCCAGCTCCGCCAATTGGCCACGACCCTCACGTACTACGTGGCCGCAGAGCACAAGGAGGAAACGGCAGTCAGGGCCGCCGACCGATTGTGGGAGCTCGCTTCCAGCGTGGAAGCCGGATCCGATGCCCAGTTGCAGTTCGTGAAGTCCTACGCCCAGATCTCACGCAGCGACTCCCAACTGGACCGGATCCAGGCGCTCCTCGACGGCACGTCAACCCTGGAAGGCCTGACTGTGGACCAGGACATGCGGTGGGAACTGCTGACAGCACTGGTAGTCGGCGGCCGCCACGGGCAGGACCGGATCGAGGAAGAACTCGAACGGGACAACACCTCCAACGGCCAGAACGCAGCAGCCCTCGCCAAGGCTGCGATCCCTACGGCAGAGGCCAAGGACGCTGCATGGGAGTCGATCGTGGTCAAGGGCGAGCTCTCCAATGCACTCCAGTCCTCAGCCGTTGCCGGCTTCACCCGTGTTCCGGACACCGCGTTGCTGGAACCGTTCGCGGAGAAGTACTTCCAGGCAGTACCTGGAATAGTGAAGGAACGGACCCATGCGCTGGCCCAGCAAATCGTGGTGGGCCTCTACCCCGCCCAGCTGACCACCCAGGCCACCATCGACCGGACGGACGAGTTCCTGGCGGCATTGCCGGAAGACAGCGCGGCACTCAGGCGCATGATGCTGGAGAACCGCGACGCCGTGGCACGCGCCCTGCGCGCGCGGGCCGCCGACGTCGACTAGCCGTTCGCCTCCTCCCATGCGGACAGTCTGCGCTGGCTAGACTGTCCGCATGGGCCTGAATGAACACCATTACGCGTTGACCGTCCGCTGGACCGGAAACCGCGGTGACGGCACGGCGGGCTACCGGGCTTACTCCCGGGACCACGACGTCGTTATTCCCGGACTACCGACGTTGAAAGGTTCAGCCGATCCCACGTTCCACGGTGACCGGACACGCTACAACCCTGAGCAACTGCTGCTGGCCGCCTTGGCCCAGTGCCACATGTTGTCCTTCCTGCACGTCGCGGTCAAGCACGGTGTGGTGGTCACCGGATACGAGGACAATGCCGAGGGGCTCATGAAGCTCAACCGGGACGGCAGCGGGCAATTCGAGTCGGTAACCCTCAAGCCCCGCGTCACCATCGCCGATGCCGTTGATGAAAGCCTCATGTCGCAGCTTCACCACGAAGCCAACCAAGTCTGCTTCATCGCGCGCAGCGTCAATTTCCCCGTGCTTCACGAACCAACCACGACGACGGCGGCTGCCTAGCCGGGTGGCCCGCCGCTTCGCGCACCGGCAGGACGGCCGCCCTTCCAGCGGGAGAGCAGCCTTCGTTCCGTCAGGCGGCTCAGGCCCGCCCTGCGTTCACGCTCCAGGCCCCTGCTGCGTTCGTCCTCAAGGGTGTCCTTGAGCGTTTCCTGCCAAGGCCGCAGCGCAAAGCCTGCCGCGACGGCGGCTGCGTTGCTCCGGGCTTGGAACCCTTCGTGCCCTGGCGGCAACCACAAGGGAAGCGAGTCCGGGCCGGCCCAGTAGTCGATCCCCTGCTGCACCAGCCAGTCTTCGCTGACGGGGACAACTTCTTCCGTAGCCCCGGACGCACTCCGTGACGCAGCAATATACCCCGCAAAGGGAACCACTTCCCCCACAACGTTGAAGGTTCCCGACAGTCCCCGGGCCGCACCGTAAAGAACCCAGGCTGCAACGTCCCTGACGTCGACGATCTGGGTCGGTGAGTCCGGTATGTCCGGGACCAGGACGGGGTCCGCCTTCGCGGCAAACCGGGCGGGCCAATAACCGTACCTGTCCGAAGCATCCCCTGGACCTCCGATCAGGCCGGGCCTGAGAATGTGGGCCTTCTCCCCTGCTGCCCGGCGCGTCATCTCCTCGATGGCTGACTTTGACTCGCCGTACGTCTCCGGCGTTCCGTGTTCTCCTTCCGGCAAGGGTTGGAGCAACCCGGCGTCCTCTGCTGCGCCGGGAACGGACGGATCGGCATAGACGGAGCAGCTCGAAACGAACGTCCAATGCCCCGCCCGGCCGGCCAGGGCGTCAAGGGCTGCCTTCGCGAAGACGGGATCCCGGGCCACCTCCACGACCTCATCCCAGTGACCGTCGAGGTCCGTGAAGGCCGCCACGCCAGTGGCGCGATCCGCACGGACCCAGGTGGCGCCGTCGGGCACTGCCGCGGAAGTACCGCGCGCCACGCAGGTGACCTCATGTCCGGCGGCGAGGGCTTGCCGCGTGATTTCAGCGGACAGGAAAGCCGTACCACCCAGGACGAGGATTCGCATGCGGCCACGCTACGGCGCGATCACGCAACGGCGCTAGGGTTAATGGTGGACAGAGTGTTCACCCCAGGGAGAACACGGGCCGACGACAAGGAGCCAATACACCTTGACCTTCATCTCTTGGATGGAAACCCTCACGATCGAACCGGAAAAAATCGACGTTGTCTCAATCCTCATCACCGTAGGCGTGGGCCTGCTGGTATGGACCGTGGC includes:
- a CDS encoding NAD-dependent epimerase/dehydratase family protein, with the protein product MRILVLGGTAFLSAEITRQALAAGHEVTCVARGTSAAVPDGATWVRADRATGVAAFTDLDGHWDEVVEVARDPVFAKAALDALAGRAGHWTFVSSCSVYADPSVPGAAEDAGLLQPLPEGEHGTPETYGESKSAIEEMTRRAAGEKAHILRPGLIGGPGDASDRYGYWPARFAAKADPVLVPDIPDSPTQIVDVRDVAAWVLYGAARGLSGTFNVVGEVVPFAGYIAASRSASGATEEVVPVSEDWLVQQGIDYWAGPDSLPLWLPPGHEGFQARSNAAAVAAGFALRPWQETLKDTLEDERSRGLERERRAGLSRLTERRLLSRWKGGRPAGARSGGPPG
- a CDS encoding ATP-dependent Clp protease proteolytic subunit yields the protein MATVDPAAQDNYIYNRLLKERIIWLGSEVRDENANAICSQLLLLSAEDPEKDIYLYINSPGGSVTAGMAIYDTMQFIPNDVVTVATGLAASMGQFLLSSGTKGKRYATPNARILMHQPSGGIGGTASDIKIQAELILHMKKVMAELTAEQTGQTVETILKDNDRDKWFTATEALEYGFFDKISAHAGSVAGGGGTANQSDSNNN
- the tig gene encoding trigger factor; the protein is MKSAVENLTATRVKLNVEVPFEELKPSIDAAYKTVASQIQVPGFRKGKVPSKLIDQRVGRGYVLETAINDGLNGWYQAAVQETGVRPLSRPEVEITEVPDPSATDGELKFQVEVDVRPEIELPDYAGIKVEVAAAESSDADVDKALDELRGRFGTLKSVERPAQNDDFLTIDITASIDGEEIDSASGLSYQVGSATMLEGLDEAVSGLSADEEAIFDTTLVGGEHAGEAAQVKVVVKAVKERELPEANDDFAQLASEFDTLAELREDLAKQAAESKVVGQGVEARDKVLDKLVELVEVPVPASVVEEQVEAHFTQENSHGEGDHDTEEHRAEVKANTERAFQNEVILDAIADKEEVNVSQNELIDYIVTTASQYGMDPNQFAQIIDQSGQVPMMVSEVRRRKALAVVLGQAEVVDSEGNKVDLTDFVRPAGEVAAEETAEAEAEAETVSSDDPAAVKF
- a CDS encoding ATP-dependent Clp protease proteolytic subunit, with the translated sequence MNYNFGWSAGNLPTSRYVLPQFEERTPYGFKRQDPYTKLFEDRIIFLGVQVDDASADDIMAQLLVLESTDPDRDITLYINSPGGSFTAMTAIYDTMQYIRPEIQTVCLGQAASAAAVLLAAGTPGKRLALPNARVLIHQPALSGGQGGQASDLEIQAAEVMRMRTWLEDTLAQHSGRTSEQVNNDIERDKILTAEEARAYGLIDQVLDSRKIKPQAIAR
- a CDS encoding ribose-5-phosphate isomerase, producing the protein MTTPRVHIATDHAGMELSAHLVSYLTAKGYEVVDHGPKEYDALDDYPSFCINAGEAVVADQAAGVHALGIVLGGSGNGEQIAANKVKGVRAALAWNLATAKLAREHNDANVVAVGGRQHSVDEATEIIEAFLQEPFSNDERHVRRIGKIAVYETTGEIVE
- a CDS encoding Fpg/Nei family DNA glycosylase translates to MPEGHSIHRLARQFQDVFVGRRLHVSSPQGRFTEGAALLDGHVPVEALAHGKQLFLAFDHGLYLHVHLGLYGAWSFGGDSSFTGASSIGAPRRIGERESGPAGEDAEYSGPPEPVGAVRVRLVSDHGWADLRGATTCAVVTSDEAAKVLDRLGPDPLRNLPGDRDEFIRRLRKRKTAVALLMMDQSVLAGVGNIYRAEVLFRQAVDPWTPGAAVDAETAGRLWDDAVTTMSDGVRDGRIVTTPPDLWTEGAPLVPDADAHFVYKRHGLPCRACGTIVGMAEIGARKLYWCPGCQV
- the pepN gene encoding aminopeptidase N, giving the protein MPGLNLTRGEAASRAELLNVESYNVTLDLTKGPTVFGSTTTVRFSARAGASTFIDAITDTVHSVTLNGTELDPAVVSDGVRIQLPDLAEDNELVIVADAPYMNTGEGLHRFVDPVDGEVYLYTQFEVPDSRRMFAVFEQPDLKASFTFTVTAPSHWDVVSNSPTPAPEPIEAGDDGGARSVWKFAPTPRLSSYVTALIAGPYQSVRSEVTSSDGRVVPLGVFARKSLMQYLDADNIFELTRQGFEFFEAQFGCPYPFEKYDQLFVPEFNAGAMENAGAVTILEGYVFRGKVTGAQVERRAITVLHELAHMWFGDLVTMRWWNDLWLNESFAEYMSHLAAVENTEFDHAWTTFASVEKSWAYRQDQLPTTHPIFADINSLQDVEVNFDGITYAKGASVLRQLVAWVGPEQFMAGVRTYFAKHAWGNTELSDLMQELEAASGRDLDQWGGLWLETAGVNTLAPEVTVDENGVITGFAIFQTAIAEQPTIRPHRLAVGFYDVVDGKLERVHREELDVDGPRTDVPALVGKTRPDLVLLNDDDLAYAKVRLDPASLATAKAHLKDFTSSLPRTLVWGSAWDAARDGETPARGYVDLILANIAHETDSSVILVQLRQLATTLTYYVAAEHKEETAVRAADRLWELASSVEAGSDAQLQFVKSYAQISRSDSQLDRIQALLDGTSTLEGLTVDQDMRWELLTALVVGGRHGQDRIEEELERDNTSNGQNAAALAKAAIPTAEAKDAAWESIVVKGELSNALQSSAVAGFTRVPDTALLEPFAEKYFQAVPGIVKERTHALAQQIVVGLYPAQLTTQATIDRTDEFLAALPEDSAALRRMMLENRDAVARALRARAADVD
- a CDS encoding OsmC family protein, producing MGLNEHHYALTVRWTGNRGDGTAGYRAYSRDHDVVIPGLPTLKGSADPTFHGDRTRYNPEQLLLAALAQCHMLSFLHVAVKHGVVVTGYEDNAEGLMKLNRDGSGQFESVTLKPRVTIADAVDESLMSQLHHEANQVCFIARSVNFPVLHEPTTTTAAA